In Halanaeroarchaeum sp. HSR-CO, one DNA window encodes the following:
- a CDS encoding glycosyltransferase family 39 protein, translated as MAWLGIAVAVLLLGLRLLADQVYLLAIPLGLGVASILYVLASSRWRSGSPIPTVPTRAIDVLPSVVLLALAVLVFRTRTPTPRTGIDYLLAAVVGGAILAQVLLVGDDRFAPAPVLVQVGLAALVIRFSVLFGTAGFVGVDAWTHVPVYVQNIAASGSLSAIADSKYVMAPIYHLVGAVGTTLFGDPRVAVFLAIGALIPLSMVFVYATAAVFVSARWAVLAATVYAFADQFIRWGIHVIPTSLALVFFLAVLYLLTLTLLGDREPWVLTLLVGFSLAVVFTHQVTTAILLVLLAVGVGVATLARMTETDAPSPVPVAGVFVLTLGVTVLSWLNTPFGDESIFLYNRLELLAVAANDIGFLQLAADHAAPPTMELPVSGSPSPVGRLADVVGFTVLFGIAAVGGLTALDWDRPAGPTYLLLVTAGLLFVAVFGLQFIGFRILIPGRWTVFLYALLAILGAIGVATLYDRAPRGVIIAAVVLLAAVYPATMVVAEKSSLDSPAFEDTFTKYAYSESEIAALETIGTIHPPSVEDDIRTDHPYVAIYKSPGGYDARTLAVNESGPVEPTPVLYRSYQSEGRVVFDAGADEPRASVAGSYPADFVCQSDWDRVYVNDEVTMCTPVGDDVEAPA; from the coding sequence GTGGCGTGGCTCGGGATCGCTGTGGCCGTCTTGTTGTTGGGTCTCCGTCTCCTTGCCGACCAGGTATACCTTCTCGCCATCCCACTCGGACTGGGGGTCGCATCCATTCTCTACGTGCTCGCGAGCTCGCGATGGCGGTCTGGCAGCCCCATCCCGACCGTTCCGACACGGGCGATCGACGTTCTCCCGTCTGTCGTCCTCCTCGCGCTCGCCGTGCTGGTCTTCCGGACCAGAACGCCCACTCCCAGAACGGGTATCGATTACCTCCTGGCCGCGGTCGTCGGTGGAGCGATTCTCGCCCAGGTACTGCTCGTCGGTGATGACCGATTCGCACCGGCGCCCGTCCTCGTCCAGGTTGGGTTGGCAGCGCTGGTCATCCGGTTCAGCGTCCTGTTCGGGACGGCCGGGTTCGTGGGCGTCGATGCCTGGACCCACGTCCCAGTCTACGTGCAGAACATCGCCGCCAGCGGATCACTATCGGCCATCGCGGACAGCAAGTACGTCATGGCGCCGATCTACCACCTCGTGGGGGCAGTCGGAACCACCCTCTTCGGCGATCCACGGGTCGCCGTCTTCCTCGCCATCGGGGCCCTCATCCCCCTCTCCATGGTCTTCGTCTACGCGACCGCAGCGGTCTTCGTCTCCGCTCGCTGGGCCGTGCTCGCCGCCACCGTCTACGCGTTCGCCGACCAGTTCATCCGCTGGGGGATCCACGTCATCCCGACCAGTCTCGCACTCGTGTTCTTCCTGGCCGTGCTCTATCTGCTGACACTGACCCTCCTCGGCGATCGGGAACCGTGGGTCCTCACGCTCCTGGTCGGTTTCAGCCTGGCAGTCGTGTTCACTCACCAGGTCACGACGGCGATCCTCCTCGTCCTCCTCGCGGTGGGGGTCGGAGTCGCGACGCTCGCCCGGATGACGGAGACGGATGCACCGAGTCCAGTCCCGGTCGCGGGAGTCTTCGTCCTGACCCTCGGGGTGACGGTTCTGAGCTGGCTCAACACCCCGTTCGGGGACGAATCGATATTCCTCTACAACCGACTCGAACTGCTCGCGGTCGCGGCCAACGACATCGGTTTCCTGCAACTCGCCGCCGACCACGCGGCCCCACCGACGATGGAGCTGCCAGTGTCGGGGTCGCCATCACCCGTCGGTCGGCTCGCCGACGTCGTCGGGTTCACCGTGCTCTTCGGTATCGCGGCCGTCGGGGGCTTGACCGCGCTGGACTGGGACCGTCCAGCGGGACCGACGTACCTCCTGCTCGTCACGGCCGGGTTGCTGTTCGTCGCCGTCTTCGGCTTGCAGTTCATCGGCTTCCGGATCCTGATCCCGGGACGATGGACCGTGTTCCTGTACGCGCTACTGGCTATCCTGGGTGCGATCGGTGTCGCGACGCTCTACGATCGGGCACCACGGGGTGTCATCATCGCCGCCGTCGTCCTGCTCGCAGCGGTCTACCCGGCCACGATGGTCGTCGCGGAGAAGTCGTCCCTGGACAGTCCCGCCTTCGAGGACACGTTCACGAAGTACGCGTACTCCGAATCCGAGATAGCCGCCCTCGAGACCATCGGAACGATCCACCCGCCGAGCGTCGAGGACGACATCCGGACGGACCACCCCTACGTCGCCATCTACAAATCACCAGGTGGGTACGACGCTCGAACGCTGGCCGTGAACGAGAGTGGGCCGGTCGAACCGACACCGGTCCTGTATCGAAGCTACCAGTCGGAGGGCAGGGTGGTCTTCGATGCTGGTGCGGACGAGCCGAGAGCAAGTGTCGCCGGTAGCTATCCGGCCGACTTCGTCTGTCAGTCCGACTGGGATCGGGTGTACGTCAACGACGAAGTCACGATGTGCACTCCGGTCGGCGATGACGTGGAGGCGCCAGCATGA
- a CDS encoding DUF1616 domain-containing protein yields the protein MSGWFDRSHRFDGTQPWTTDLVGVVLWTVIASFGFVALGDPSWVMAAVGLPLLVFLPGYALMAAIFPAAPSQEVVGERFDGGRTSWVGRLAMAIAASPVIVAAVGYLLSLTVGIGRVPAVVGIGTVTVLGVLVAGVRRNRLAPNGRAAPLDGALPVVENLFGTSGLQKVTTAVALIAFVVAVAYVGVTPADGDAYSEVALLSENETGDLVATGYTSTYVAGQEEPHHIAVWNHEGNETTYGVVTVVQSVDSNGSVTAQQRLDETTVTVEDGKRAVVERSIAPTMTGSELRLHTAVYKGGLPDEPRPAEAPYSVHRWIVVEGG from the coding sequence ATGAGTGGGTGGTTCGATCGGTCCCATCGGTTCGACGGCACCCAACCCTGGACGACCGACCTCGTCGGCGTGGTCCTCTGGACCGTGATCGCGAGTTTCGGCTTCGTCGCCCTCGGAGACCCAAGTTGGGTGATGGCGGCGGTAGGGCTCCCGTTGCTCGTGTTCCTCCCGGGCTACGCGTTGATGGCCGCCATCTTTCCGGCAGCCCCGTCCCAGGAGGTCGTGGGTGAGCGGTTCGACGGCGGTCGAACGAGCTGGGTCGGCAGACTCGCGATGGCGATCGCCGCGAGTCCGGTCATCGTCGCGGCCGTCGGCTACCTGCTCAGTCTGACGGTCGGCATCGGCCGGGTGCCAGCGGTGGTCGGAATCGGCACTGTCACCGTTCTCGGGGTGCTCGTCGCTGGCGTCCGTCGGAACCGTCTCGCGCCGAACGGGCGTGCTGCACCATTGGACGGCGCACTCCCGGTGGTCGAGAACCTGTTCGGGACGAGTGGCCTCCAGAAGGTGACGACCGCCGTCGCGCTGATCGCGTTCGTCGTCGCCGTCGCCTACGTCGGGGTTACCCCCGCGGATGGCGACGCTTACTCCGAGGTGGCCCTGCTCTCGGAGAACGAGACCGGCGACCTCGTGGCCACTGGCTACACCTCGACGTACGTCGCGGGTCAGGAGGAGCCACATCACATCGCCGTCTGGAACCACGAGGGGAACGAGACGACCTACGGAGTAGTGACGGTCGTCCAATCGGTCGACTCGAACGGGTCCGTCACGGCCCAACAGCGTCTCGACGAGACGACGGTCACCGTCGAGGACGGAAAACGGGCGGTCGTCGAACGGTCGATCGCCCCCACCATGACCGGGTCCGAGCTCCGACTCCACACCGCCGTGTACAAGGGCGGGCTCCCCGACGAACCACGGCCCGCCGAAGCACCGTACTCCGTCCACCGCTGGATCGTAGTCGAGGGAGGGTGA
- a CDS encoding NAD-dependent epimerase/dehydratase family protein — translation MSDRSLEGATVLVTGGAGFIGSHIADALVDRAEVRVLDDLSTGKADYVPETAELIVGDVCETTTLVEAMSGVDVVFHEAAVVSVDDSIARPLETDSINVDGTLQVLEAARREGARVVFASSAAVYGHPDSIPVPESDRTAPESPYGVSKLAADQYVRLFADLYDVPTVALRYFNVYGPRQSGEYAGVVTAFVEQARSGGPITVHGDGKQTRDFVHVDDVVRANLRAATTDEVGEAFNVGTGSSVTIRELGEKVRSLVDPDVDIVHTAPRDGDIDESRADTEKSRSRLGFDSKVELSEGLSTVPGATN, via the coding sequence GTGAGCGACCGTTCCCTCGAGGGGGCGACGGTCCTGGTGACCGGCGGTGCGGGGTTCATCGGGAGTCACATCGCGGACGCCCTCGTCGACCGTGCCGAGGTTCGGGTCCTCGACGACCTCTCCACCGGAAAGGCCGACTACGTCCCCGAGACTGCCGAACTCATCGTCGGCGACGTCTGCGAGACGACCACACTCGTCGAGGCGATGAGTGGCGTGGACGTGGTCTTCCACGAAGCCGCGGTGGTAAGCGTAGACGACTCCATCGCCCGCCCGCTCGAAACGGATTCTATCAACGTAGACGGGACGCTGCAGGTCCTCGAAGCGGCCCGTCGCGAAGGTGCGCGAGTCGTGTTCGCGTCGAGCGCGGCGGTGTACGGCCACCCCGACAGCATTCCGGTACCCGAATCCGACCGGACGGCCCCGGAATCACCGTATGGGGTGAGCAAACTCGCCGCCGATCAGTACGTCCGACTCTTCGCCGACCTCTACGACGTGCCGACGGTCGCGCTCCGGTATTTCAACGTCTACGGTCCACGCCAGTCGGGCGAGTACGCCGGGGTCGTGACGGCCTTCGTCGAGCAGGCGCGATCGGGTGGACCCATCACGGTCCACGGCGATGGGAAACAGACTCGAGATTTCGTCCACGTCGACGACGTCGTCCGGGCGAACCTCCGTGCGGCGACCACCGATGAGGTCGGCGAGGCGTTCAACGTGGGAACGGGATCGAGCGTGACCATCCGAGAACTCGGCGAGAAGGTACGGTCGCTCGTCGATCCGGACGTGGACATCGTCCACACCGCACCGAGAGACGGCGATATCGACGAGAGCCGTGCGGACACGGAGAAGTCACGTTCGAGGCTCGGATTCGACTCGAAGGTGGAGCTTTCCGAGGGACTGTCGACGGTCCCAGGCGCCACGAACTGA
- a CDS encoding polysaccharide deacetylase family protein: MSTLDDHPFALALTHDVDRVRKTYQALYYAMTRRDPGSLLDLLPGRSPYWQFQTVMDIESDLGVRSAFYFLDERSLFGERPPREWLDPTSWRLYAGRYDLAEREITDTVVELDEGGWEIGLHGSYDSYRNPDQLRREKRRLERILGHPVMGGRQHYLNLKRPDTWKYQAAAGLRYDSSLGSSSEYGFDGRYEPFRPFDDEFVVFPLTVMEKTLPAVESDPERAWAVCEDLLQEARENAAVMTVLWHPSYFYDRDHPNYGTIYRRLIERALEMGAWVGPPGEIYRSLDHPTTRAGWTESESLIDDARGGV; the protein is encoded by the coding sequence ATGTCCACCCTCGATGACCATCCGTTCGCGCTCGCGCTCACGCACGACGTCGATCGGGTCAGAAAGACCTACCAGGCACTCTACTACGCGATGACGCGTCGCGACCCCGGATCACTCCTGGACCTCCTGCCGGGTCGGAGCCCCTACTGGCAGTTCCAGACGGTGATGGACATCGAATCCGACCTGGGCGTCCGCTCGGCGTTCTACTTCCTCGACGAGCGATCGTTGTTCGGCGAGCGGCCACCTCGCGAGTGGCTCGATCCGACATCCTGGCGCCTGTACGCGGGTCGATACGACCTGGCTGAGCGGGAGATCACGGACACTGTCGTCGAACTCGACGAAGGCGGGTGGGAAATCGGCCTCCACGGGTCCTACGATTCTTACCGAAACCCGGACCAGCTCCGGAGAGAGAAGCGACGACTCGAGCGCATCCTCGGCCACCCCGTCATGGGGGGCCGTCAACACTACCTGAACCTGAAGCGGCCCGACACCTGGAAGTACCAGGCGGCCGCGGGGCTCCGCTACGACTCGTCGCTGGGATCGAGTTCCGAGTACGGCTTCGATGGGCGATACGAGCCGTTCCGGCCCTTCGACGACGAGTTCGTGGTGTTCCCGTTGACGGTCATGGAGAAGACCCTGCCGGCCGTCGAATCGGATCCGGAGCGCGCCTGGGCAGTCTGCGAGGATCTCCTCCAGGAGGCACGCGAGAACGCAGCCGTGATGACGGTGCTCTGGCACCCCAGTTACTTCTACGACCGCGACCACCCGAACTACGGGACGATCTACCGCAGACTGATCGAACGGGCACTGGAGATGGGTGCCTGGGTCGGCCCACCCGGGGAGATCTACCGATCGCTGGACCATCCGACCACCCGCGCGGGCTGGACGGAATCTGAATCACTGATCGACGACGCACGGGGCGGTGTCTGA
- a CDS encoding GNAT family N-acetyltransferase translates to MDIERVDLDAWEQALPADGFEVFHTPEALRVLADHATGELQLYVGYKGDRPVGMLPVVVRERLGRAVVSPPPGMGIPRLGPLVMPASPKRRKRERVARRFTESVLDTLDASGSGTLVRIICPVSCTDPRPFSWEGLSVEPSFTYSLDTAGSDPDELLASFSKSLRREIRDAQELDVSVSVEGMEAARTIFERTRDRYREQDRSYSMEWPYVRDLLGELAEVDRRRVYVARDEDGEFLTGVTALYSNEAAYYWQGGARATYENVNVNSLVHWTILTDILEDPPIESVTRYDLVGANTERLCRYKSKFGADLEPYYVAETSGAGMSLAKRAYGTLDSIV, encoded by the coding sequence GTGGATATCGAACGTGTCGATCTCGACGCGTGGGAACAGGCCCTCCCAGCCGATGGCTTCGAGGTGTTCCACACCCCCGAAGCTCTTCGAGTGCTCGCAGACCACGCGACCGGAGAGCTCCAGTTGTACGTCGGCTACAAGGGGGATCGACCGGTCGGAATGCTCCCCGTCGTCGTCAGGGAACGCCTGGGGCGGGCCGTCGTCTCGCCACCCCCGGGAATGGGTATCCCGCGTCTCGGCCCGCTCGTCATGCCCGCGAGCCCGAAACGCCGCAAGCGCGAACGGGTCGCCCGCCGATTCACCGAATCCGTCCTCGATACCCTCGACGCTTCGGGGTCGGGAACGCTCGTCCGCATCATCTGTCCGGTCAGCTGTACGGACCCCCGCCCGTTTTCCTGGGAGGGGCTATCGGTGGAACCGTCGTTCACCTACTCGCTCGATACAGCCGGTAGCGATCCCGACGAACTCCTCGCCTCGTTTAGCAAGAGCCTCCGGCGGGAGATCCGCGACGCCCAGGAACTGGACGTGTCGGTCTCCGTCGAGGGAATGGAGGCCGCCAGAACCATATTCGAGCGGACCCGCGACCGATACCGGGAACAGGACCGGTCGTACTCGATGGAGTGGCCCTACGTCCGCGACCTCCTCGGGGAACTGGCCGAGGTCGACCGACGGCGAGTGTACGTCGCTCGCGACGAAGACGGAGAGTTCCTTACAGGGGTGACGGCGCTGTACTCCAACGAGGCCGCGTACTACTGGCAGGGCGGGGCCCGAGCGACATACGAGAACGTCAACGTCAACAGCCTCGTCCACTGGACGATATTGACGGATATCCTCGAGGATCCGCCAATCGAGTCGGTCACCAGATACGACCTGGTCGGCGCGAACACGGAACGGCTCTGCCGCTACAAGAGCAAGTTCGGCGCCGATCTCGAACCGTACTACGTCGCCGAGACGTCGGGGGCCGGGATGTCGCTGGCCAAACGGGCCTACGGCACGCTCGACTCGATCGTCTAA
- a CDS encoding acyltransferase encodes MVSQSTPEESRIAGEIGHARLGSNVTVEARATVGYVHDEHAEPTIVGDGAHIRSGTIVYADVELGADVTTGHRALVREATTVGSSTLLGTGSVLDGRVTVGSNVSIQTNVYVPTETVIGDRVFLGPSAVLTNDPYPLRQDVDLVGPTLEDDVTVGANATVLPDLTIGEGSFVAAGAVVTDDVPPESLVVGIPGEHRPLPDPLKGGNRS; translated from the coding sequence ATGGTTTCACAGTCTACTCCGGAGGAGAGTCGTATCGCGGGCGAGATCGGGCACGCTCGACTCGGTTCGAACGTGACAGTCGAGGCGCGCGCGACGGTCGGCTACGTCCACGACGAGCACGCAGAACCGACCATCGTCGGAGACGGCGCACACATCCGCTCGGGCACTATCGTCTACGCCGACGTCGAACTGGGCGCGGACGTCACGACGGGGCATCGCGCACTGGTCCGCGAGGCCACGACTGTCGGCTCCTCGACCCTCCTCGGAACCGGATCCGTCCTCGATGGCCGCGTCACCGTGGGGTCGAATGTCAGCATCCAGACGAACGTCTACGTCCCGACCGAGACGGTCATCGGCGATCGCGTGTTCCTCGGCCCTAGCGCCGTGCTGACGAACGATCCGTACCCACTTCGCCAGGACGTCGACCTGGTCGGTCCGACACTCGAGGACGACGTGACCGTCGGCGCGAACGCGACCGTCCTGCCTGATCTCACTATCGGTGAGGGGTCGTTCGTCGCGGCAGGCGCCGTCGTCACGGACGACGTCCCACCCGAAAGTCTCGTGGTGGGTATCCCGGGCGAACATCGACCACTCCCGGACCCCCTCAAGGGAGGGAACCGCTCGTGA
- a CDS encoding DegT/DnrJ/EryC1/StrS aminotransferase family protein, producing the protein MIPIAAPTFGPTEREAVAEVLKDGTVADGPVVREFEAEFASYCGVEYGAGMANGTLALHAALEALDIGAGDTVVTTPFSFVASANAIRLAGATPAFADIDPETFALDPHATERRVRETDADAILAVHLYGLPADMAALGDIAEDAGIPLVEDAAQAHGAQYGGDPVGSFGDAAAFSFYPTKNMTTGEGGMVVTDREDVARRAASFANHGRTQDGTYAHERLGTNYRMTSLAAAIGRVQLDKLAGWVRTRRSNAARLTETIEPVPGVEAPVEPDGRTHAYHQYTIRTEHRERFRDELAGAGVDTAIYYPTPIHQLGAYDDFDVDAPVAERAASEVVSLPVHPELSADDVETITAALQQTTIEA; encoded by the coding sequence GTGATCCCCATCGCTGCACCGACCTTCGGCCCGACCGAGCGCGAGGCCGTTGCCGAAGTCCTGAAAGACGGGACGGTGGCCGATGGACCGGTCGTCCGTGAGTTCGAAGCGGAGTTCGCGTCGTACTGCGGCGTCGAATACGGGGCCGGAATGGCCAACGGCACGCTCGCGCTCCACGCCGCGCTGGAGGCACTCGACATCGGTGCCGGCGACACCGTCGTCACCACGCCCTTCTCGTTCGTCGCGAGTGCGAACGCCATCAGGCTGGCCGGGGCGACCCCCGCGTTCGCCGACATCGACCCCGAGACGTTCGCGCTCGACCCACACGCGACCGAACGGCGAGTCCGCGAGACGGACGCCGACGCCATCCTCGCAGTCCACCTCTACGGCCTCCCCGCTGATATGGCGGCCCTCGGAGACATCGCCGAGGACGCCGGTATCCCGCTCGTCGAGGACGCTGCCCAGGCACACGGGGCCCAGTACGGTGGCGACCCCGTCGGCTCGTTCGGCGACGCGGCCGCCTTCTCGTTCTACCCGACCAAGAACATGACCACTGGCGAGGGTGGGATGGTCGTCACCGACCGGGAGGACGTGGCCCGACGGGCCGCAAGTTTCGCGAATCACGGTCGGACCCAGGATGGCACCTACGCGCACGAACGACTGGGCACCAACTACCGGATGACCAGTCTCGCAGCGGCTATCGGTCGCGTCCAGCTGGACAAGTTGGCCGGCTGGGTCCGGACGCGCCGGTCGAATGCCGCCCGGCTGACCGAGACGATAGAACCGGTTCCGGGGGTCGAAGCACCCGTCGAGCCCGACGGGCGGACGCACGCGTACCACCAGTACACCATCCGTACGGAACATCGTGAGCGCTTCCGGGACGAACTTGCGGGTGCGGGGGTGGACACGGCCATCTACTATCCGACGCCGATACACCAGCTGGGGGCCTACGACGACTTCGACGTCGACGCCCCCGTCGCCGAGCGAGCGGCCTCAGAGGTCGTCTCCCTCCCGGTCCATCCGGAGCTATCGGCGGACGACGTCGAGACCATCACCGCTGCCCTCCAGCAGACCACGATCGAAGCCTGA
- a CDS encoding metal-dependent hydrolase, translated as MWPWEHVAVAYLAYSLAIRAVAGTPPGGRDTVALVIASQGPDLIDKPLSWGLGVFPTGYAVGHSVLVAGPIGAGVLALGYWKGRLRVASAVVLGYWSHLAADVLSPLRNGDALGFSRVLWPLVTFEGYGTDLGLSRGLTYFLDLVASFGSMDATTIVVRYLALPSAVLVLWIVDGTPGIRRLKRSSLAVLRR; from the coding sequence ATGTGGCCGTGGGAACACGTCGCCGTCGCCTATCTCGCGTACTCCCTCGCCATCCGGGCCGTGGCCGGAACCCCGCCCGGTGGCCGTGACACCGTCGCCCTCGTCATCGCCTCACAGGGCCCCGATCTGATCGACAAGCCACTCTCGTGGGGACTCGGCGTCTTCCCGACCGGGTACGCGGTCGGCCACTCCGTGCTGGTCGCCGGACCGATCGGTGCCGGGGTCCTCGCACTCGGCTACTGGAAGGGACGCCTTCGGGTGGCGAGTGCAGTCGTCCTCGGTTACTGGTCGCACCTCGCCGCCGACGTACTGAGTCCGCTCCGTAACGGCGACGCCCTCGGATTCTCCCGTGTCCTCTGGCCGCTGGTGACCTTCGAGGGATACGGCACCGATCTGGGACTCAGTCGTGGCCTCACCTACTTTCTCGACCTGGTGGCGTCCTTCGGGTCGATGGACGCGACCACCATCGTCGTTCGGTACCTCGCGTTACCCAGCGCAGTGCTCGTGCTCTGGATCGTGGACGGTACACCGGGCATCCGCCGCCTCAAACGATCTAGCCTCGCCGTCTTGCGACGGTAA
- a CDS encoding glycosyltransferase family 2 protein, which translates to MYRGLTVGIVVPAYNEAGYVGEVVEKIPSIVDRAYVIDDGSTDETWDEIERSATRRNSEHDGVFDSLVVPIRHDENRGVGAAIKTGYLRAREESIDVTAVFGGDDQMDPERLPTFIDPIADGVAEYTKGNRFSRSEDWSRMPTFRLVGNVTLSYLTKIASGYWESMDSQNGYTAISLSALEDTDVEAMYEYYGYCNDLLIRLNEGDVTIADVPQSAEYVYADDWKSHIDYTEYIPRVSIMLLSGFLRRLRRKYLLQSYEPIAPLYLLGGATTTGGLLGFMRSLVDRSREDTGSWFLGTVVGAIVFLWATVQDREKNRELQVEVDPESDDSPEENADGAAASRSEAVDEVDDRTGNGSQLKNTNRAS; encoded by the coding sequence ATGTACCGAGGACTGACCGTCGGCATCGTCGTCCCGGCGTACAACGAAGCGGGATACGTCGGCGAGGTCGTCGAGAAGATCCCGTCCATCGTGGACCGAGCCTACGTGATCGACGACGGTTCGACCGACGAAACCTGGGACGAGATCGAACGCTCGGCCACACGTCGGAATAGCGAGCACGACGGCGTCTTCGACTCACTGGTGGTCCCGATACGTCACGACGAGAACCGGGGCGTCGGTGCCGCGATCAAGACTGGTTATCTTCGCGCGCGCGAAGAATCGATCGACGTCACCGCCGTCTTCGGCGGCGACGATCAGATGGACCCCGAACGACTCCCGACCTTCATCGACCCCATCGCCGACGGTGTGGCCGAATACACGAAGGGGAATCGATTCTCTCGGTCCGAGGACTGGAGCAGGATGCCGACCTTCCGGCTCGTCGGAAACGTGACGCTCTCGTATCTCACCAAGATCGCGAGTGGGTACTGGGAGTCGATGGACTCCCAGAACGGGTACACCGCCATCTCGCTGTCGGCGCTCGAGGACACCGACGTCGAGGCGATGTACGAGTACTACGGCTACTGCAACGACTTGCTCATCCGCCTCAACGAAGGGGACGTCACCATCGCTGACGTCCCACAGTCGGCCGAATACGTCTACGCGGACGACTGGAAGAGCCACATCGACTACACCGAATATATCCCTCGCGTCTCCATCATGCTCCTCTCAGGATTCCTCCGTCGACTCCGGCGGAAGTACCTGCTGCAGAGCTACGAACCCATCGCGCCACTGTACCTACTCGGTGGGGCGACCACGACCGGCGGGCTCCTGGGATTCATGCGATCGCTGGTCGACCGCTCGCGAGAGGACACGGGCTCGTGGTTCCTCGGGACGGTCGTCGGAGCGATCGTGTTCCTGTGGGCGACCGTGCAGGACCGAGAAAAGAACCGTGAACTGCAGGTCGAAGTCGATCCAGAATCGGACGACTCCCCAGAAGAGAATGCGGACGGAGCCGCTGCTTCGAGGAGTGAAGCCGTCGACGAGGTCGACGATCGAACGGGCAACGGTAGCCAGCTGAAGAATACGAATCGGGCGTCCTGA